The genomic stretch GAGAGCACACAATATCTCTCTTGTGCAGCTGCTTAAACAAAGCAGGCACTTAATTCCCCTTAGGAATGGGGAAATGTCTGTTCACTGCTAACAAAAAGTCTAGATCTAGAGGACACCTCAAAGAGCTAACACAGCATGATATcatattaaagttaaaaaatctGCTGACATTTTGGATTTATATACGGAAGGAAAACGCTGGTTAGTAATCAGTGAGAATAGTTTCTTCTTCAGTGTCTAAAGTTGTCATTTAAACTCTACTTCCTTTGGCCTTAATTCATTCCCCTGTTGCAACATACACTGTGAACTTTGGCAGAATGTAtagatataaaatatattaagtCTCGTGAGTTCCAGCCATGTTCTCCAAAGTGCCTGATGAGATGGAGTCCCTCTGTGGGTCCCCAAACATTAAATCTTTCTACTGGCCCAAGACAAATGTGAACTTTTCCACACAGAGAGCTGTTCTACTGCAATTCCCTGGACAAACACGTCTCACAAAAAGATCCACGCTAACGAAATAGCCTAAGAACTAAAATATAATACAGTAGAGTAGATCACTGTGGTTGGAGGGTAACGCACCTCCTTCCACGTTTCTCCAGCATCCTCCCTTACCAACGTCCCcatcccctctctctcctccaaaGTTGTCGTCGTACTCACCAACACTAACAGCCAAATACATTAACTCCCCTCTTCAAAGACTCCACAAGATTAATATATATTGCAATATAATGGCAatataattacagtaaaattaaGAATACCAGTAGGCTAATACCAATACAGAATCACTACATATAAATATcaaatttgtgtattttgtaaatctatgaaaacaaaaagtttagATACAAGCCTGATGAGACAAATAATTAATGGTTTCACCTAAACCATAAAAAAGGCAAAGCAGGAGATTTCACTGTGCTGATTCTGCACATGTATGAGGCTTCTGATTGagtgtttattcatttttaaatggacttttttttttttttgcttttgaagCATTCAAGGCTTACTTATCCTGATTAAGAGTTAGAACATTGCTGTCCATTTAGGccagaaaaacagtaaaagcagGGCTTCTGGTTACTGTGTACTGTAGGtaactaaaaaatatttaaacaagcTACTTTGCCCTGACTTTAATGTCCCTTTGTACTAAATCTTTCCTTTAAGCCTCTCTGAAACTGTGAGAGCCCCAATACAATTGGGGTCCACGAGCCACTGTGGATGGGCGTTCCAGCATTGTATTATCAGATGTCCCTGTGAACGACGGCTTTATGAGGTCTGCAAATGATTCGGATCGAAGTGGCAGATGCTATCTATTTACAGCTTCATTTTGACATACAGTATTGGTAAATAATGCCTTCCTCAAAATGTACTGTAGAACCATCAAGGAATGTTAACATACGTCACAATTAGGAACTAAATAGTTACGACTGAACACAGGTCCACCAAGTAAAGTAAATCAAGACAAGAATATATACAGTACAAATTAATAGATGGTATTTAACATTTGAAGCTCATCAGCAATTTTTCATGATGTTTCCAGGGAGAATTTTAATCAGGGGGGCCTCGGTCAAAACTGCATCTTAAGGAGTGTAGGCTGGAATGGATTTAGAGATCGtttgcgcgtgtgtgtgtgtgtgtgtttttgtctgtccaAGAgagcgcatgtgtgtgtttgtctttggaGTTTGAGTGCTTGAGTGCGAGTGAgctggagagaaagagagagcgatGTTCACATTTGTGTGCATGCGTTAGCAAGAATTTCAGATGCACTTCCTTCTCCAAACCCCTACTGGGTTCCACACACTGACCAGAGCAGCTGTTCCTTCACCAGTTCATGATGCAGTTTCTGTTCAAGGTCATGAAGTACACCTGGCTGCTGCCTCCTGACCGCACTGAGGCGAAAAACACCTGAGAAACAACACACAGGACACGCATACAACTTCATCACATCATCTCAAAAGGaataacaaaattaaaagtTACGACAATTTTAGTGTCtgacaatatatttgtgtgggACCTTTTGTACAAAGACAGAGAGTGGAATCACTGGTCTCATCCGACTTTCCTCTTGAGAGTTAAATGACAGCAGTGATTCCAGTCTCGTGTCAGTCCACAGAATATGAAGCTACATCTAGTAGCTGAATAGCTTAGCTTGAGGATGTTATGTGCTGCAGCATTTCTTGGCGAAGCACAATGATTTCTGGAGTCTTGTTATCCTAGGgaagttgccaggcaaccagtgGAGACTAGGTCATCACTACTTCCAGCCAAGAAACAGACTTGATAAATTACAACTTCACATTTTCATACTTTGGTTTTTCAACTCATTAAACAACAAGTTATACCATGTTAATATGTCACCTTTAAGGTTCTGGTACAGAcatcatcctttttttttaaattttattttgactGCTTCTTCATTACAAATacatcaacaataaaaataaaaacactcacTCTAGCATACAAAGAAGATCCTCTGCAACTCTTGGCAAAAAGGCCTCTGATACTGATCTTAGTATTATTGTCCTGCATAAATTTGCATGCaggtgtttctgtctcttacctTGTCATTTCGCTCACAAAGGAACTTCAGCCTCTGAGCTCTTTTGTGCATGAAAACGCCGTCCAAGTGACCGGTCTCCACAGAGCGGATCTCAATGGCCTTTTCTCCCCAACCCATGATCTGGTTTGAGCAGATATGAGCTGTAGAGAAAAGTGTAACATTAGTACTGGACAAGCTAATTACAGCTTATCTATATGGTACACGTTATGTAAGTTATGTCCACGTTGTTGGGTTTGAACCGTACCAACTGAAGTGGGCATCTCGCCCCACTGCAGGACAACGTCCTTGATGATGCGTCCGTAGGTGTTGACGTAGACGCCCTCGTCCTCGTAGCACAGCAGCATCTCCATGCCATCTGAGCTGGGCAGGAACACGATCGCGTGTGGAGTCACATGACTCTGGATCTGtttcagatgaaaacagaagGAATAAGCTCTGGCAGGTTTCATACCTCCTACGACGCTGCTGTCTGACAGTTGTAAAACTTACATGAACAGGGATATAAATGTCATAGTTGTTTCCAGAGTCCACATCGATAGCATGGAAGCCAGCGCAAGAACCATAGATGACCTTCAACCTCTGACCTTCCTCCACTGTCAGGTCAACCAGGACAGGTCTGTGTGGCAAGTCTGCAAAAGACTGGTTGAAAGGGGTGGAGGGGGTTTCCAAGCAGAAAGTGAGTGTGAGCCGATAATCAACTTGAATGCTCTTCTGCTTGACTGACCTTGCATAACTAATCCACCTCATAGGAAAAAGGAGACTTACCTTGAAGGCCATGAATTTGTGATAAGGTTTAGGCGCCCAAGCATACACTTCCACTGCATTCTTCAAAGCAATCACCAGGAACTTTATCCTCTCATATTTCACTAGACAGAACAACCACAAGGCCACCTGACATTAGACACTTGTAATTAATAATTCACTGTGCCAAATGCATTCATCAGAATTTGACTGGAGTGGAATAGACAGCAGTGATAAATAGCCAGCGTCTGTCACTCACCCACTTTGTAGTGTACGCAGCCCTCCATCTCCCCCACTGTGGTCCAACCTTGCTTCTTTTCCACCTCGGGGTCATTGTGGAGGATCTTATTCCTCAGCCATGCCAGGTAGTAGACACGCACCTTGTTTTTCTTGCCTTAATAGACACAAAGGGAGATAAATCATAAATGAGACTACAATAAAGCAgttctttaaatgcatttatagTGCAGTAAAGATTAGcttttatattttcaaaatgtgcacACCATACAGAGATATATgatttaaaatccattttatatcaaacaatgtattttctgtgattttactgttttatagtaaatgacaaactgtgaAACATAATTATTGTTTCTGATTGAACACGATGACTGCCTGTACCTGCTTGTTTATACCAAGTGGTTGTTTCTCAGTGTTGTTGTGtctaaaaatctgataaaagcATCAGTGCTCGATTAAATGTCATCACACTTTTAATATTAGTATATTGCTTGAACCAAATTTgcttgacattttaaagaaaagggAAGTATCAATTTAAAAACATACTATAAAACTACTGAAAGACAGTGTATGTCTATATCAAATATAGCTTTGGTCAATATCTACAAGCCCTAATATACCTTATTCCACACAAATAAAACCAGCCTTCCTATGATTCTGAAATGCAAAGTCCAAgtgtaatgtaaaaatattactCTAAAAAAATCTCCAACATTTAGCATCCATCATTTGGCATCCCATTAAGAGAGCGGTCTAATGCCAAAAACAGACGACCTTAACCAACTGTAGTAGAAGTACACAAGCAATGAGCAGCAGTTATGACCTGATATGGTGATGAGCAGGTTGAGGCCCTCTAGGACATCCATCTGTTGGAACCTGCGGGAGTTGATGAGGGGGTAAACTTTGCCCTGACCACTACGGTCCAGCAGCTTCAAACCGTTCTCTGTTCCCACCAACAGGTTCACACCTGGAGACGCACACGTACGAATAAATAGCttcttcatttgcataaaatgagtttaattaCCGTCTCTCCTCTGGCCACAGCcaaaaataatttcacattaTACCTCTGACATAAGTACTGTGCATCTTACTTCGTCtgctttctttttcaattaCCATTTCAACATCACGACCTGCTGCAACTCCACCACTGTATAGTAACCTTTTCCTCTCAGTACACAGAGTCATCATggtatttataaaaaaaaacaggttgtgAGAAGAATCTAGAACTGATGTGATAAAAATTGCTTTGAAAATTAAAGTGGGAGCACAATGGTCTCACATGCTGAGTCATTAATGTCACAACAGATCAATTTCAAATTCACTTGTTTTAGTTTTGGTAGTACACGTGACCATAGCTCTGCTGGAGTGGACATATAAAAAGTGGTAAAATAACAAAGGTTAAAATAATTTATCTTTTGGGGAGGTTCAACAATCTGACTGATTTCTCTGTAGTCTATATGTGTTGAACCTGAGCCTGTTTACTCAACAGATACACCATAATTTCAGTGATAAAGTGAGTCTGAGGCATTTAATCTCTGCacttttcattgatttttttgcacTTAATCAGTTCTCACCCCAAAGTGCAGCACACAGGATCTCAGAGTTGAACCTTTTCTTGTATTTGCGGATCTCAGGTGTGTCATTGGGGGGGCGTGTGTTGGTGGGGTTGACATTCACCATGGATCCTTTTCTTACCTCCATCTTCAGCTGCTCAAACCTGGAgcctacacacagagacagcagtAAGAGAGGCTTAATCATAGAGGGCACATACAAACCAAAGCAAACTGgaacaagacataaaaccaaGGCACAAATGTTCAATTATTCCTCTCCATTAAATGGAAATGACAGTCCATtcacaaactgcattttcataGAACTTATGTAATGCAATAAGAAATATTCTCAGGCAAAACTTCTCTTCACTGCACAAGAAAGAACGTCAATGGATGACGTAATGAACACTTTTTCAGTCAGCTATTGCTTCCTTGTTCAATGTTCAACACCTCAAAGCAGATGTTGCAAGACATTTGAAAAGCGTCTGACTCACCAGTGATAGACATGTTATCCCCTGTACCTGGTGACTGGTACATGCCCAGATCCACAAAGGTGGTAAAGGAGGACTTCCCAGATGCCTTAACCAAACCTCTGGACTGATACTGGTGGGGCAGAATGGATACATGAGTAGGATAGTGCTGTTTAAATCAACCATCAATCATATCggtatagattttattttgtctgacaaaatgttaaaaattataTCCTCTGTGCTTCATTAAAACAATTTTAAGATGCATATTACTGATGACAGTACACTAACAAActgaactgactgactgaagtgTTAAGGGTGAATTTTATGGCTGAAATCATGACAAATATGGagcacataaaaataaaccgGGAATATAGGACTGATACTTAGCATCAGTGAAACTTACATCATAAACAGAATCCTTCCCTGGAGAGGAGTGAGTGGCTGAATCAGTGGGGGAGTGGGAGGGCTGCACCACATCTGGCAAGTTAGTGTATCCATTATGGCTCCGCTTCTCTGGGGTCTTTCAGGTACAATACATACAcacgcacgtacacacacacacacagaatgccATGTATTACATAAAGACACAACAGGCTTACATTTAGGCTAATCTGCTGCACCAATTACTAGATAAGATGTATGGTGGGCCCACAGTAACCACAAAAACtaaagtaaatgttttgtgtttaaaaagtcaGCTTAATGTGCTAAATACTGTGGGAACCAGCACACTGTTATGTCTATTATGTCACTGATGTCCCCTTGTTAGTTATAAGCAGCTGTAAAGGTTTATCTAGAATTCTGTTCTGCTTTCTCTCACCATCATCTGATTCCAAATGGTTATCTGAATAGTCCCGGTTCTGCTGTCATGGACACATGTATACTTcccaaaaactgaacaagactTGGAGTGTTTTACTGCCACACTAAAAAGTTACTAGTTTAAAAAAGGGGGAAACTAAAAGTATTGCACTTTTTGAAGGCCAGAGTATAAAACAGTAGTATGTCTGACTGATGCTCTACAAAAACCTGAATTTTCTACAGGTAGAACTTTTAAATGTATGCTGCGGACAAACTATACATGATGTTCtctaagaaagaaagaaattcatGATTTGTTGGTGCAGCAAGAAGGTTCTGGGTTTGAACCAGCGGGTCAGCTAAGGTCTTTCTGTGTGGTGTTTGCATATTCTCCCTATTCTCCCAGTTGCTAATGCTAACTCACaaagtccaaagacatgcaatGGTGGGTTAATTAAGGACTCTAAATTGGCTGTAGATGTGAGTGTGAGTATGAATGTCAGTCACTCTGTGTTAGCTCTGCGATGGCCTATCATGTGTGGATCCCACCTCTCACCCACTGTTAGCTGGAATAGTCTCCTGACCCACGACAATATAAAGCGGTATAAGCTAATGGGTGGATGGACTTACATCTTCTGTTTTTTCCAAAGCATATTTTACGTAAATTCAGGACTTCATGGGAAGAATTCCATTTGCATAAGAATTTACAACGTGGATTCCTTGAAGATATTAACTGACCAATCCAGACAGTGACATAAATAATGGACTGCTACTGTTCTAAAGTGCTGAATTTCTGTTTCAGTCAGAGAGACTGGTTTGAAAACTTACTTTGATACCAGAAAGCATAGTTCCTGTATGTGTGACTAATcaaaatttttttctgtgtgcacCATATTGcagttgtcattttatttataatgacaaacaaataaataactcTGTATCTTTTCCTGGAATTCAGTAGTATAAATTTAGCTTGTCACAAACACACCTTTACTGTATactgaaatacacacacaactaTTATGCTTTAGCGAAGGTGACAAGTCTCCCATTCAACTCATTATGAGCCTCCTGGAAGATGTACACTGTCGTGTGTCTGTCACTATTAATATCTCAAAAATATCCACCAGCCTTACTGGGGTTGGTTTAAGGGTGGCTTTTGGCaatctacaaaataaaaaaagctaaattgtGAAACTAAAAGTCTGACAGTTACCAACAAAAGATGTGCAATGCAGAAACTTTATCTATGTAACATTACTGTTTATTGAAGAGATACTTGGCACTGTCTTTAATGTCACAATTTATGTTTCAGACATCTTAATTTATCAGACTTAATTGTGGGTATATGGAAAATTCCTCCACAACAACACCTAACAACAACATGGACAAAGTGCCCTTGTCTTTTACTGCTTTATAATGTTCTCTGACACATATTGCGTTAATTTCTCCATGAAATCACAATGCATTTTCAGCCTCATTACATATACAGATGACTCACTCTCTGCACCAGCATGGTCTGATCCCCATAGCCTCCAGCTTGCTCTCCTTCTCCCCCCTCACCCTCGTCTTCATGAACCACCATGGTGTTGACTGAATCAGTGTCTGCGTCCCTGTGACTGCCATCACAACAGGAACAGAAGTCAAGGATGACACAGGACCAGGCCAGTTTTGTAATGGAGAAGATCCAGTGCATAAAGTGTAACACAGTTTTACAGAAGTACTTAACTTTTTATTCAAAAGTAAAGTTGaagcaaaagaaacaaatgttgGTTTCCTGAGTTGTCAGTATTTGGGGGTGTTAGTGTTACCGATCTGTGGggctttcttcctcctctgctccctCGCCACTCTCGCTTTCTTCACTACTCTCGCTGCTCTCTGAAGAGGAGGAGTAATCATTGGCCTTGACCGGGGGTCTTGGTGGTTCCTCAGCACGTTCCTTGGCAAAGAGGCCATGGTCCTGCACACATGTGACCACAGTTTACTTTACAAAggcattttaaagacattttaaacataattcCAGCTTTTCAAATAAAGTAGCAAAATCCATAACAGTAATATATGCACGACTACTATTGAAGACAATCCAAACACAATTTAACATGAGGGGTCATCGGGAGGATGAGCGCAGAAACAGTCCCAACGTAAGTGATTAAAATGATTACAAGGCTGAGTGTAGGGTGTCCACATGGTAACAGAGTAAATGCAAACACAATTAAAAGGCTTTTatagaaagaaaataatttaatttatagACCAAACATGATTTaccccataaatgaagacagtcTAGATCATGCTTTTAATTCTCTTTGAACATTATACAgccaaacaaaaatacaaagtcATGCATGGACATTGAGCATCACATAGCACAAGAAGACACAGTGATACTAACCTCCCCTATAGCTCTCTTGTAACTCTGCACATTTGAGGTAAAGTCAACAACAGGGATTTGAAAAGAGGAGAAACATAAGGGGAAATAGCAACAGTGCCTTAAGTGTAAAGTTAAAATGAGGAGAAAACTTTCAGTTAGTATACTTTAAGCCATTTTACAGAACAAGTGCATCAAACTAAGCACAGCAAGTCAGCCTTTTTTTCTATAACTGCTTTTCTATGGCTTAATAGTAATGTTAAAAGTAGCTTCATAAGTAGGGGAGAGTGAAGGGGTGACCAATATAATGTCTGTTTGAGAGAAGCACTTACGGCGGGGCGCCCGGGACGGGAGGAGGTTCGTGACTCTCCTGGCTTATGACGACTATCATGGGAGAGAATGGGTGAATCCATTTTGGAGGAACCTGAAAATAACATTGTACAGTTTAGTTATGAATCTGAAATTAGACTTCCTGCGAAGACAGTCTGCTGAGAAATAGCATTTGGGAGGCAGGGACTCACTGAGGATGCGATGCCTCTCCAGGGAGCCAGTCTGGGGCAGATTGGATATGATGTTCATACTGTCTCCTCTCTCCCAGCGATCATTGCGGCTGAGATCTGGATTGCTGCCACGGGGACACAAATCAGTCAACTCAACTTGTCATTACAGCTCACCACCATTTAAAAGGCACTAATTTACGGACATATCTTCTCAAAGCATTTGGCTGTCTTCAGTACCTGGCTCTTACTGGATGCCGTATTCCAGATGTTAGGTTGGTGTTGAGAGCTGTGGCAATAGAAGCTGTCCTCTGGGGAATCTAAGGACATTAAAATCATATTCTTACATTTACTAGTATTTTGTGGTAGCTTACAAAGTAACTGAAAGGTTTATTAAGCAACAGTAATTTAATAATTGATTGACcaagatgcatttttattgtatatacCACCTTCTGAGATAATCACATAAATATAATGCTCAAGTTCAGCTTCACAAGAGTTTTTCCTAGATGTAAGCAAATGAGAACAGCAACACCAAGACAAAACAGTAAGTggaaaaacagtttaaagtgaGACCTTTCAATGTCAGATTACTAGCTGTAGTCCAACTATATAAAATCTTGCATAATGCTGAGTGGATATGAGAAATGTGTTAAAGTGCAAATTGGAGTTATCGTTTGGGGGGCACAATTAATGCTGAATCAAAATCAGCCACTGCATCTTACCTTGGGTGGGAGTTCTACATCTGGCAGGCGGATCCAGGGTCCACGATCCTCCCTGATTTGATGTGCTTGTGGTGCTGGGGTTTCAGAAGTGGGGTCCGAGTTCTGACGCACCAGCTCTCTAGAATGGATGGGGCGGGGTGTGGGGGTGAGGGAGGGGTCCTGGGTGGGGAAGGCGGACATAGTCTTAGTGGGCTGATCACAGAGGGACTGGGAGCGAGGGACAGGGGCAGCATAAGGTTTTAGTGGAACCAGGTGAGCCATCTGGAACTGCAGAGGACAGGAGCAGCAGTACACCAGGAGGGAGGAGCAGCCGAGCGGAAGGAAGTACGCAAAAGGCAGTCGGAGAAGCAGGCCGTAGAGGAGAAGAATGcatgattgtgtttgtgtgttgaagTGAGATTGTGACATGTGGATAACAAGTGGCAATGCATGTgtggaaaaggagagaaaagaagaaaaagaaggtgTAAATAAGGTAGCACAGACAATTCAGGGTAGAGAAGCTAAAAAATCAGAGAAAGAGCAAGCACAAGCACTTGTGTCTTCTGCTGTTCTCCTGGAGAATTAaattaattgaattttaaaCCCACCTTGCTCTGCCCCCCTTGGGGTTCAACTGGCCTCTGCATCGGTGGGGTCTGTACAGACTGGACCCCTCCTGACTGGCTGATTGAGTCAGAGCGTGACTGGATGGCAGTGTCAGAGACAGTGGTGCAGATTTTAGGTGAGCCCTGTCTGTTAAGCTTACTTCGCTCCTCCACCTGGAATTAGGACAGTGAAAGAGGGAATTAGTCTGCAGTGCACCAACTTGTGAGAGTGGCATGTAATGCTTCAAATGCAGGTAACACTATTACCTCACGGGCCCAGGTAGGTTTATTGTTGGGCTCCAGGTTTTTGTTGTAGTGATAAAGCTGGGGCTTCTTttcttgctgctgttgttgcagaGAGACCAAATAGGCATGCTCTTGCTGCAGCTGTCTCTGCAGCCGCTCTGACTGACGCTGTTCCTCAAGCTGCTTGCGCTTGTATTCctgagcaaaaaaacacaatgcagtCAATATGTTGTTAGCCTTAAACTGGACCCAACAGACACACTATGCAAGGTTGTAACTGAACCACTGCatgtggaaacagaaaggctcCTCTTGCTTTAACTACATGTTGATGTTTGCACATTACCACATGCACTGTCCAACACTGATTTCAGTCACTGACCTGATACATTTTTTGGGCTTTATCATATCTATAAACTCCTATTTTAGTATATTATATAATTTTAAGTCCACATAAGAAGAATATTGATCATGTCTGTAGCTAAAGCTTTTTATATTCTATATTCAACCATCTGCAAAAATGAGTCAGTTGACTTATTGGTTTGTCATTGTTGAGTTGTAGGCATGGGTCTCCAAGCCTTTTGAGGGCTACTGCATTCATAgggaaacaataaataaaagaaaaatgaaagcttCAGAGGTTAAGGAGTTTCCACAATGAGTCACAACCATATAGGCTCAACTTCACCTTGCTTTTTTAAGAACTGAGATTAGATCTAGTAACTATCTGAGTGCCTGGTATGAAGCTGCACTGATGAATATAAACAATCTTAGGTACACcaattaaaaagtattttcccGAGTTAAATACTTGTTCTCATTTCATCTTATTAACTGCTTAAACTGCAAATCATTGCGGGCTATTATGATCATAGAATGCTATTCCTTTATGAAGGTAATAAGGAGAATGGCTTTATAATGTAATAGACAGGACCCAATTGTCTGTTGTGAACAAATAATTGCTCAGACTTTTGCTGAGCTTCTTTGCTCCTGTTCATGCCTCACTACCCTAAAATGTACTTATTCCCTAATGAAAAAGAGCTTCAGaaaagcattttgtgtttttaataagtTTTTTTAATTGAGCAGTTGATGTGGCTGACTTTACACTTACTGCAGCTGTCAATGACATCTGTCCAATGGTTCCTCTTGATTCGTGCTTTCTGTTAATTTTCTTAAGATTTTTTTGAAGTGGATGatttattatttgatttacACTGTAGAGTACCTGCTACTATCTTTACAACATCTAACAAAATTTTAATGAAAGGCACAACAGGAAGGTTCTTACTGTGAAAAAGCAGCTTGAAGTGTAAAGTTTGTACTGgcagatttaattaaaatagcGGGAGAGGAATAGAGTTCATCACTTGTAGATGTATTATACAGTTGGGAGCTAACAACAGGAGAGTGGCTTACATCTGCTGTATACAATGGAAGTATTAGTTGAACTGGACACTACTTCAAGATAATGCTCCACATACAGGGCACAGGGCATATACTCAGAAAAATTTCAGGTTCACAGCACTGTTTCTTAAGGCTTGTAGTGCACATCTTCTCTGTAACTGCCCTTGAACATAGCATTGACTCCCTAAAACTGCAGCAGGGGCAGTGCCCTGTGGCTAACTCTGTGCTGTGGTCCCTATGAAAGCACGAATACACACAGGTattatgtgtgtgggtgtgtgtgtgtgtgtgtgtgtaacctaGGAGGgatatgtgaaaaaacaaagagtTCAATCCAAATGACAGCAATTCCTACGCTCCACAGGACGAAGCTAAAACAAGGATGCCAGGAATGTGGTAATTCTACCTTTCAATGTAGGCAACATAGACTTGTAAACTGCCAAAATATGCCCCAAAACTAGGTCATTGCATGCTTTTTGAAAGCATTCTCAGGACATGCAATACTGTAGGAATGGCATCAATATTTTGAAATGTAGAGCAAATTTATGTCAAGGTCTTGCACACCAAGAATCTACCTATTTATTAGAAATTCAAGGTCagctttttgaacttttttgtaAAACTCAGCTGACTGTTACTCCACCGGAGAGCAGCTAagccaaacacaaacagacatgatGTAACACTGCAGTATTTGTTGTGATGAGAACAGAAGCAGCCACATTGACATCTACAGTATATGTCAGTGCTGATCATTTAATCTCTTTTACTGATGCAGTACTATCACCAAGAGGTGGACATGGAAACCTCTGCAGTCAAAATAGGAGATGATTAAGGAGTACTAATGACCAGTTACCATTAGCAGTGCCTGCTCCTGAAGCAACTGCTGCTGGAGGATTTCTAACTGCCGCTGCTCCTCTTCTAACTTATGTCTGATAAACTCCTGAAGAAAGGTAAGAGGAAGGAATGATAAGCATTAAGGtagtaaaaatgaaagtatATGGGGGAGGGGTTGAAGACAGAAGCAGACAGGAGTTATGTAATTCTGTTCATGTGACAGAAACTATGTGTTAACCTGGTAAGAAAATTCCACAATTCAGACAATTACTTTCAGTAGCAAAACACACACTCCGTCACTGTTTACAACAAtttaaagagagaaataaatgtgaacattaaaacatcacacCAGCACTACGTAGAGACTGCCATAAATTGCTAGACtttgaataaataaagtatttAGCAGCACTCTATGACTGTTGTGAGGTAGCATACTGACATAAAATCAGTATTTGGCAATACAAGGTGATGATGCCAGACTCTTGTGTTAGTGAGGGTAGACTGGAAACAGAGCATAAGAGATGCAGAGAGCTCACCCACAGAAAACTCATCTCTGAGTAAATACACTAATTTAGACCCTTGCTGCTATGGCAACCTACTCATGGAATTTCACCACCAGAGCAACTTGCACAGTGTTTCTGACAGACACGCCCACACTTCACACTGATTGGCTGATGGCAGCCCCATGTCTCCTGTGGTTGG from Amphiprion ocellaris isolate individual 3 ecotype Okinawa chromosome 14, ASM2253959v1, whole genome shotgun sequence encodes the following:
- the mink1 gene encoding misshapen-like kinase 1 isoform X2, translating into MSENAPTRSLDDIDLAALRDPAGIFELVEVVGNGTYGQVYKGRHVKTGQLAAIKVMDVTEEEEEEIKAEINMLKKYSHHRNIATYYGAFVKKSPPGHDDQLWLVMEFCGAGSVTDLVKNTKGSSLKEDWIAYICREILRGLSHLHAHKVIHRDIKGQNVLLTENAEVKLVDFGVSAQLDRTVGRRNTFIGTPYWMAPEVIACDENPDSTYDYRSDIWSLGITAIEMAEGAPPLCDMHPMRALFLIPRNPPPKLKSKKWSKKFIDFIEGCLVKTYPSRPSTEQLLKHSFIRDQPTERQVRIQLKDHIDRTRKKRGEKEETEYEYSGSDEEDENRGDDRESSSILNVPGESTLRRDFQRLQQENKERSEAHKRQQAQLAAQRRDPEEHKRQLLHDRQKRIEEQKEQRRRLEEQQRKEREMVRQQEKGPHRRIDDMRREEDRRLAEREQEFIRHKLEEEQRQLEILQQQLLQEQALLMEYKRKQLEEQRQSERLQRQLQQEHAYLVSLQQQQQEKKPQLYHYNKNLEPNNKPTWAREVEERSKLNRQGSPKICTTVSDTAIQSRSDSISQSGGVQSVQTPPMQRPVEPQGGQSKFQMAHLVPLKPYAAPVPRSQSLCDQPTKTMSAFPTQDPSLTPTPRPIHSRELVRQNSDPTSETPAPQAHQIREDRGPWIRLPDVELPPKIPQRTASIATALNTNLTSGIRHPVRASNPDLSRNDRWERGDSMNIISNLPQTGSLERHRILSSSKMDSPILSHDSRHKPGESRTSSRPGRPADHGLFAKERAEEPPRPPVKANDYSSSSESSESSEESESGEGAEEEESPTDRHRDADTDSVNTMVVHEDEGEGGEGEQAGGYGDQTMLVQRTPEKRSHNGYTNLPDVVQPSHSPTDSATHSSPGKDSVYDYQSRGLVKASGKSSFTTFVDLGMYQSPGTGDNMSITGSRFEQLKMEVRKGSMVNVNPTNTRPPNDTPEIRKYKKRFNSEILCAALWGVNLLVGTENGLKLLDRSGQGKVYPLINSRRFQQMDVLEGLNLLITISGKKNKVRVYYLAWLRNKILHNDPEVEKKQGWTTVGEMEGCVHYKVVKYERIKFLVIALKNAVEVYAWAPKPYHKFMAFKSFADLPHRPVLVDLTVEEGQRLKVIYGSCAGFHAIDVDSGNNYDIYIPVHIQSHVTPHAIVFLPSSDGMEMLLCYEDEGVYVNTYGRIIKDVVLQWGEMPTSVAHICSNQIMGWGEKAIEIRSVETGHLDGVFMHKRAQRLKFLCERNDKVFFASVRSGGSSQVYFMTLNRNCIMNW